From Sporosarcina sp. Te-1, the proteins below share one genomic window:
- a CDS encoding ATP-grasp domain-containing protein, translating to MKTIIFIGTNKSGSSREAIRAAGELGYFTVLFTSNEKQLRQREEYKDVHEMIHIETTDIEAMKKKVAELSDRGLAIKSILSFVDSYVHIASMLQDEFCSNVSSTTALTTMENKAATRELLRNYPFTPKHMIVSPSEWETFSPKEMKLAYPIIVKSPHSTGSKDVLLAKGVKQLVKHMTKLHDNGPEDPIILEEYIEGEQYLVEAIVHKGTVKIAGFMKQEVTAGKRFIITGYGVLVDIPQMMKTPVEQIVKSIVKRFGLENGALHLELRRSPKGWKLIEINPRISGGAMNRMLEAAFGFNLVKETIRLYTGGVPNITPSRKQHIYTHYVIVSEKGKLEKVTGKARARKAPGVLEVYVKPRKGTVLIPPLSMGHRYAYIIATGETLLQARRNAENAAKEITFHLSEEK from the coding sequence TTGAAAACAATTATTTTTATTGGAACGAACAAATCCGGTTCCAGCCGTGAAGCAATCCGGGCGGCTGGAGAGCTCGGTTATTTCACAGTGCTCTTCACAAGTAATGAAAAGCAGTTGAGGCAACGGGAAGAATATAAGGATGTACATGAAATGATCCACATTGAGACGACGGATATCGAAGCTATGAAAAAGAAAGTGGCAGAGCTGTCCGATCGGGGTCTGGCCATCAAATCGATTCTCAGTTTCGTTGACTCCTATGTGCACATCGCTTCCATGCTGCAAGATGAATTTTGCTCGAATGTTTCCTCAACCACTGCTCTTACTACAATGGAAAATAAAGCGGCAACGAGGGAATTGCTGCGTAATTACCCTTTCACCCCCAAACACATGATAGTCTCTCCGTCCGAATGGGAAACGTTCTCGCCAAAAGAAATGAAGCTTGCCTACCCAATTATCGTCAAATCCCCCCACTCCACCGGTTCGAAAGATGTCCTGTTGGCAAAAGGGGTAAAACAGCTCGTTAAACATATGACCAAGTTACATGATAACGGCCCTGAAGACCCCATCATATTGGAAGAGTACATCGAAGGTGAGCAGTATTTAGTCGAAGCCATTGTCCATAAAGGGACAGTCAAGATCGCCGGATTTATGAAACAGGAAGTGACGGCAGGAAAACGGTTCATTATTACGGGATATGGCGTATTGGTCGACATTCCTCAAATGATGAAGACGCCAGTTGAACAAATTGTCAAATCGATTGTCAAACGCTTCGGTCTGGAGAACGGAGCACTTCATCTCGAACTGCGGCGTTCACCGAAAGGATGGAAATTAATCGAAATTAATCCTCGAATTTCAGGAGGGGCCATGAACCGGATGCTAGAAGCCGCCTTCGGATTTAATTTAGTGAAAGAGACTATTCGTCTTTACACTGGTGGCGTACCGAACATCACCCCATCACGGAAACAGCATATTTACACCCATTACGTCATTGTTTCGGAGAAGGGAAAGCTGGAAAAAGTGACTGGCAAAGCAAGGGCTCGTAAAGCACCAGGGGTCTTGGAAGTGTATGTAAAGCCGAGAAAAGGCACCGTCCTCATTCCCCCGCTTTCCATGGGACACCGTTATGCATATATCATCGCTACGGGGGAAACATTGCTGCAAGCACGTCGGAATGCCGAAAATGCTGCTAAAGAAATTACATTTCATTTGTCCGAGGAAAAGTGA
- a CDS encoding YheC/YheD family protein, with the protein MTIIGMLHHRKDPRTVIKSYAYAAVAKAEGATFFYFSPGEVNFVNRSIRGQVYENGKWVERVMPFPDVIYNAGSPEKLAKSKTVLTKLKSEIPFTTHSIGNKWSVANRLKEGKEFANYLIPSEIVRDADQLLKFMSAFRRIVFKPVDGRKGKGIYFIEKKDHRYAVTFNTTIQWYTEQQLSSFIETKLKQEPFILQPYIQSVTKSGQVFDFRLHVQKNGEGEWVITTIYPRIAPQGSIIANINNGGYTNYLDPFLEQEFGQDAFNIRKTLEFFSLSLARHLDELQMVQYGEMIDEIGVDIGMDEHRKLWIYEVNWRPGCPPAFYLELDVVTNGIRYAMYLAKNQRKMKERIREVKRRKINAEADMPVIGITGSAGKTTTKAFVASILSKKWNVFESKDYWNTTEHTKQHAALITPSHDAAVLEYGMAYPGVITEHCSIIQPTISIVTNIGHAHIGNFNGDPRGIAKAKSEIIHGMDQHGILIVNADDRNSRFLETQKFKGKIYTVGIHSENANYRAYDLQYSEQGMSFKMNLQGQTMDFFIPILGEHHVYNALNSIAVADLLGFTALEIKLGLLFRKPPRRLTLYDLKDGITVIDDTVHSHPEGVKAALDVLDNIAKHRKVAIIGQMRELGDLREAEYVKVGQYVQKLGIDLLITYGFRTEEMGAAAKKAGFPPQHIYHFTDRDKLHELLKKLVRKNDTILVKGASKTNMFDTVKFLDQQYKK; encoded by the coding sequence ATGACAATTATAGGGATGCTGCACCATCGTAAAGACCCGCGCACTGTCATCAAATCATACGCCTATGCAGCAGTGGCAAAAGCGGAAGGCGCCACATTTTTTTATTTCTCACCTGGAGAGGTGAATTTTGTCAACCGATCCATTCGGGGACAAGTGTATGAAAATGGAAAATGGGTGGAGCGGGTTATGCCGTTCCCAGACGTAATTTATAATGCGGGAAGCCCTGAAAAATTGGCAAAATCGAAAACGGTGCTAACGAAGTTAAAAAGCGAAATACCGTTTACAACACACTCGATTGGAAACAAATGGAGCGTCGCCAATCGTCTGAAGGAAGGGAAGGAGTTTGCCAATTATTTAATTCCGTCCGAAATTGTGCGGGATGCTGATCAATTGCTGAAATTCATGAGTGCTTTTCGTCGGATCGTTTTTAAGCCGGTCGACGGACGGAAGGGCAAAGGGATCTATTTTATTGAAAAAAAGGATCATCGGTATGCGGTCACATTTAACACGACGATACAATGGTATACGGAGCAGCAACTATCTAGCTTTATCGAAACGAAACTGAAGCAGGAACCGTTCATCTTGCAGCCATATATCCAATCTGTGACCAAGTCTGGCCAAGTGTTCGATTTCCGTCTGCATGTGCAGAAAAACGGAGAGGGCGAATGGGTGATTACGACGATTTATCCACGCATTGCGCCGCAAGGGTCGATTATTGCCAATATTAACAATGGTGGTTATACAAATTATTTGGACCCTTTTTTAGAGCAGGAATTCGGCCAAGATGCCTTTAACATCCGAAAGACGTTGGAGTTTTTTTCTTTGTCATTAGCCCGGCATTTGGATGAACTGCAGATGGTCCAATATGGAGAAATGATTGATGAAATCGGTGTGGATATCGGAATGGATGAGCACCGGAAACTTTGGATCTATGAAGTGAACTGGCGACCGGGATGCCCGCCTGCCTTTTATTTGGAATTGGACGTGGTGACGAATGGAATACGTTATGCAATGTATTTGGCAAAGAACCAACGGAAAATGAAGGAGCGCATACGAGAAGTGAAGCGCCGGAAGATAAACGCGGAAGCCGATATGCCAGTCATTGGCATAACCGGAAGTGCAGGCAAGACAACCACGAAGGCGTTTGTCGCTTCGATCCTGTCGAAAAAGTGGAATGTTTTCGAGTCGAAGGATTACTGGAATACAACCGAGCATACCAAGCAACATGCCGCCTTAATTACACCATCCCATGATGCGGCGGTCCTGGAATACGGAATGGCGTATCCAGGTGTCATCACGGAGCATTGCAGCATCATTCAACCGACGATCAGCATTGTGACGAATATCGGACATGCGCATATCGGGAATTTTAACGGCGATCCTCGCGGAATTGCGAAAGCAAAGTCGGAAATCATCCACGGCATGGATCAGCATGGCATCCTCATTGTAAATGCAGACGACCGAAACTCTAGGTTTTTGGAGACACAGAAATTTAAAGGAAAGATCTATACTGTCGGCATCCACTCAGAGAATGCAAATTACCGAGCTTACGATCTCCAGTACTCTGAACAAGGAATGTCGTTCAAAATGAATCTTCAAGGCCAAACAATGGACTTTTTTATTCCTATTTTAGGGGAACATCATGTTTACAATGCGTTAAATTCGATTGCTGTAGCGGATTTACTCGGATTCACGGCTCTTGAAATTAAACTCGGCCTGCTGTTCCGGAAACCGCCTCGCCGTTTGACCCTTTATGATTTGAAGGATGGCATTACCGTCATTGACGATACGGTCCACTCTCATCCAGAAGGCGTGAAGGCGGCTCTCGACGTGCTCGACAATATCGCGAAGCATCGAAAAGTGGCCATCATTGGCCAGATGCGTGAACTGGGTGATCTGCGGGAAGCGGAATATGTGAAAGTCGGTCAATATGTTCAGAAGCTAGGGATCGATCTCTTGATCACCTATGGTTTTCGGACAGAGGAAATGGGGGCGGCTGCGAAAAAAGCCGGTTTTCCGCCTCAACATATTTATCATTTCACCGATCGTGACAAACTGCATGAATTGCTTAAGAAGCTCGTCCGAAAGAATGATACGATTCTTGTCAAAGGAGCGAGCAAAACCAATATGTTCGATACCGTTAAGTTTTTAGATCAACAATATAAAAAATAG
- a CDS encoding ATP-grasp domain-containing protein, with product MKSIVFIETVRYGAAKDALEASMELGYAPVLLTGKQSIAKEADQWHKNGLVYCIELSEDMIREVLDELLREGRQLQAIISFIDPYVSMAARLSNEYCQTALSANSMCCMEDKHRTRNALESLGVNPVYTTLAEDSLRTVSFPAVIKSSFSKASRDVYLLRTKKELEAACYKLTARQRDVVILLEEYVDGLQYIVEVIVNEGLPQIIAVVAQDVTDHGKFIVTGYSIGNVPPEEKWNQLQILLEQIVELLQVERASFHMELRLTSIGWKVIELNPRMAGFTMNQMIYEAYGINLAKEIVRLHIGEVPQLEKNRECAVYTYCMTTELCGFFHGVSGVMEAAAQSGVTSVQVHAKVGELIGPAMSMGQRYGYVMASGDNVEQARKRAMEAARLITFYIEEV from the coding sequence ATGAAGTCGATTGTTTTCATTGAAACCGTTCGATACGGTGCTGCGAAAGATGCGTTGGAAGCATCGATGGAGCTCGGGTACGCCCCTGTTCTACTGACGGGAAAACAATCGATCGCCAAAGAGGCGGATCAATGGCACAAGAACGGTTTGGTCTATTGCATCGAACTGTCGGAAGACATGATCCGGGAAGTTCTGGATGAATTGCTGAGAGAAGGGCGGCAATTGCAAGCCATTATCAGTTTTATAGATCCGTATGTGTCCATGGCTGCCCGCTTGTCGAATGAATATTGTCAAACTGCTCTATCCGCCAATTCGATGTGCTGCATGGAAGATAAGCATCGAACTAGAAATGCGCTGGAGTCGTTAGGCGTCAACCCGGTCTATACGACACTTGCAGAAGATTCGCTGCGAACGGTCTCTTTCCCCGCTGTCATCAAATCGTCTTTTTCGAAGGCATCCCGTGACGTTTATCTTCTTCGTACAAAAAAGGAGCTGGAGGCAGCCTGCTATAAGCTTACGGCCAGGCAGAGGGATGTCGTAATATTGCTGGAGGAGTATGTAGACGGTCTTCAATATATAGTAGAAGTCATCGTCAATGAGGGACTGCCTCAAATCATTGCCGTGGTCGCTCAAGATGTAACGGACCATGGGAAGTTTATCGTTACAGGCTACTCTATTGGAAATGTTCCACCGGAGGAAAAATGGAACCAGCTGCAGATACTGCTGGAACAAATAGTAGAACTGTTACAAGTGGAGCGTGCCTCGTTTCATATGGAATTGCGCCTGACGTCAATTGGTTGGAAAGTGATTGAGCTCAATCCAAGGATGGCAGGCTTTACAATGAATCAGATGATTTATGAGGCGTATGGCATCAACTTAGCAAAGGAAATTGTCCGTTTACACATTGGCGAGGTTCCGCAATTGGAAAAGAACAGAGAATGCGCCGTGTACACCTATTGTATGACGACGGAATTATGCGGCTTCTTTCACGGCGTTTCCGGCGTAATGGAAGCGGCTGCTCAATCTGGGGTCACATCGGTTCAAGTGCATGCCAAAGTTGGAGAGTTAATCGGACCTGCGATGTCAATGGGACAGCGATATGGCTATGTAATGGCATCCGGCGATAATGTGGAGCAGGCGAGGAAGCGTGCTATGGAAGCGGCTCGTCTCATTACCTTTTATATAGAAGAAGTTTGA
- a CDS encoding thioesterase family protein, translating to MFTAEKQIEIRYAETDQMGVVYHANYVVWMEIGRTSLIQELGFTYAGLEAEGYLSPVIDLSIQYKAAIRYGQIATVRTWVESHGKLRTVYGYEILHEDGTVAATATSEHILVKKDSFRPIALSKIDPIWDAKYTEIQRVAE from the coding sequence TTGTTTACAGCAGAGAAACAAATCGAAATCAGATACGCGGAGACAGACCAAATGGGAGTCGTCTATCACGCAAATTACGTAGTCTGGATGGAAATTGGGCGGACGAGTTTGATTCAGGAATTAGGCTTTACATATGCCGGTTTGGAAGCGGAAGGCTATCTATCGCCGGTTATCGATTTATCTATTCAATATAAGGCGGCGATACGTTACGGGCAAATCGCGACTGTCCGGACGTGGGTGGAATCGCATGGAAAATTACGCACCGTATATGGGTACGAAATCCTCCATGAAGACGGCACCGTCGCAGCTACGGCAACTTCCGAGCATATTTTAGTGAAAAAAGACAGCTTCCGGCCAATTGCCCTCAGTAAAATTGATCCAATTTGGGATGCCAAGTATACCGAAATCCAACGGGTGGCAGAATAA
- a CDS encoding NUDIX hydrolase has protein sequence MIYVNVRAIIVKETLTGEEEVLIQRRVKEEETGKPFELPGGRLEKYESLLDCLNRELKEETGLDIERILDPLDKVETVAKDGFKVECMRPFAVYQTIDGPVDSMGVYFRCKAKGCLLEKGDDTAMIGWVNLERLQSLLEQDEFSGVDKAGIEFYLNERNRAHAPSTSCLTQS, from the coding sequence GTGATATATGTGAATGTACGAGCAATTATAGTTAAAGAAACACTTACAGGTGAAGAAGAAGTATTAATTCAACGCCGTGTAAAGGAAGAAGAAACCGGCAAACCGTTTGAACTGCCTGGTGGCAGACTTGAAAAGTATGAATCCCTGCTCGACTGTTTGAATAGAGAACTAAAAGAAGAGACCGGATTGGATATAGAAAGAATTCTCGATCCTTTAGATAAGGTGGAGACAGTTGCAAAGGATGGTTTCAAGGTCGAGTGTATGCGGCCTTTTGCTGTTTATCAAACAATTGATGGACCGGTGGATTCTATGGGTGTTTATTTTCGATGTAAAGCGAAAGGCTGTCTTTTGGAAAAAGGGGATGATACGGCCATGATAGGCTGGGTCAATCTGGAAAGACTGCAATCACTACTCGAACAAGATGAATTTAGTGGAGTGGATAAAGCGGGTATTGAATTTTACCTGAATGAACGGAACCGAGCACATGCTCCGTCCACTAGCTGCCTCACCCAAAGTTGA
- a CDS encoding C39 family peptidase, with the protein MNVPYFAQWESRDLVTDFLTGILDFTEDPLWKLSGAENPEEYAFWSPNICGMACLKMHLAHTKHQVVPTLELMKECRDYGGYIIDDDKEVNGLYYHPFVSYIQDKFGLTAEVKENFSTEEMCDFLEEGHVFIASVHPSIRTPDQIPPKKGGHLVYVFAKDTVGKKIIFHNPSGHTPASQENVCLDIEIFNRFYAQRGILIRLEQ; encoded by the coding sequence ATGAACGTTCCTTATTTTGCACAATGGGAATCACGTGATTTAGTTACAGACTTTTTAACAGGAATACTTGATTTTACTGAAGACCCTTTATGGAAATTATCAGGTGCAGAAAATCCTGAAGAGTATGCGTTTTGGAGCCCTAATATTTGTGGGATGGCCTGTTTAAAAATGCATCTGGCGCATACTAAACACCAAGTTGTCCCAACCTTAGAACTTATGAAAGAATGTAGGGACTATGGAGGATATATCATAGATGATGATAAAGAAGTGAATGGCTTGTATTATCATCCATTTGTATCCTATATTCAAGACAAATTTGGGCTAACTGCTGAAGTAAAAGAAAACTTTTCAACTGAAGAGATGTGTGATTTCTTAGAAGAAGGTCATGTATTCATTGCATCTGTTCATCCTAGTATAAGAACACCTGACCAAATTCCCCCTAAAAAAGGAGGGCACCTAGTGTATGTCTTCGCCAAAGATACTGTCGGCAAAAAGATCATCTTCCATAATCCATCAGGACATACGCCTGCTAGTCAGGAAAATGTATGTTTAGATATTGAGATTTTCAACCGTTTTTACGCACAGCGCGGTATTCTTATTAGGTTAGAGCAGTAA
- a CDS encoding VOC family protein — MTSGLIHHIELYVSDLKRTTEFWGWFLEELGYEAFQEWEHGRSWKLEHAYIVFVQAEERFLDIPYHRCRVGLNHLAFQASSRRQVDELTRRLKQKGIPILYEKRHPFAGGETHYAVYFEDPDRIKVELVAPLPDDMNGCGNKS, encoded by the coding sequence ATGACAAGCGGGTTGATTCATCATATTGAGCTATATGTGTCCGATTTGAAAAGAACGACCGAATTTTGGGGCTGGTTTCTTGAGGAATTAGGGTATGAAGCTTTTCAGGAATGGGAACATGGACGCAGTTGGAAATTGGAACATGCTTATATCGTGTTCGTGCAGGCAGAGGAACGATTTTTGGACATTCCATATCATCGATGCCGGGTCGGGTTGAATCATTTGGCTTTCCAAGCAAGTTCCCGTCGGCAGGTCGATGAACTGACAAGGAGACTGAAGCAAAAAGGAATACCCATTCTCTATGAGAAGCGTCATCCATTTGCGGGCGGTGAAACGCATTATGCCGTTTACTTTGAAGATCCTGACAGGATTAAGGTGGAGTTGGTTGCCCCCTTACCCGATGATATGAATGGATGCGGCAATAAATCTTAA
- a CDS encoding cysteine hydrolase family protein encodes MNTDKRALLIIDVQMAFHHEKWGKRNNEDAEDNIRKLLIHWREKGWTVIHVQHTSDNPDSLFYPQQEGFAFKKIIEPIKDEPIISKKVNSSFIGTNLEEFLKQNGIETVVITGLTTPHCVATTTRMSGNLGFDTYLVSDATAAFGLKDHNGTYFDAETIHNTSLATLHEEFATILTTEQILSLFE; translated from the coding sequence ATGAATACAGATAAACGAGCGTTACTAATTATAGATGTGCAAATGGCCTTCCATCATGAGAAGTGGGGGAAACGGAATAATGAAGATGCTGAAGACAATATTCGTAAGCTCCTGATTCACTGGAGGGAGAAGGGCTGGACAGTCATTCATGTCCAGCATACTTCAGACAATCCTGACTCTTTATTTTATCCGCAGCAAGAAGGATTTGCATTTAAAAAAATTATTGAACCTATTAAAGATGAACCTATTATTTCGAAGAAGGTCAATAGCAGCTTTATCGGAACAAACTTAGAAGAATTTCTCAAGCAAAATGGGATAGAAACTGTCGTCATCACTGGATTGACGACCCCGCACTGCGTGGCGACCACCACTCGAATGAGTGGAAATTTGGGTTTTGATACGTATCTGGTTTCCGATGCAACCGCCGCCTTCGGTTTGAAGGACCATAATGGTACTTACTTTGATGCCGAAACGATACATAATACCTCACTTGCAACACTGCACGAGGAATTTGCAACAATACTGACAACCGAACAAATACTGTCGCTGTTTGAGTAA
- a CDS encoding alpha/beta fold hydrolase, which produces MIEKYVKCNHQVEIRYLEWGSSENTPLLLLHGLGSIASSWMEIAERFSCQYHVIAVDLPGHGNSTPLTVYSLENLNTWLDAFLKSVRKTAKKPIAVGHSLGADILLNYVRHNGDMLEKLILLDGGYLSQTVDLHVSLGESIANALEFHHNYQFNDWESFLTSEKQSYARWNQNMEAFSGEKMKCDGSKIILRLDTQTLQGLIEVYVQHDGASLLNQVQTDTLLLVSTLPAEVTELRETALSRITNDNVRYNFIPNASHDVYLDQPDIVVNEIVSWLHKTKEEG; this is translated from the coding sequence ATGATTGAGAAGTATGTAAAATGCAATCATCAGGTCGAAATTAGATATCTAGAATGGGGAAGTTCTGAAAATACACCTCTACTTCTTCTGCATGGGTTAGGAAGCATCGCCAGTTCATGGATGGAGATAGCTGAACGATTTAGCTGCCAATACCATGTTATCGCAGTTGATCTGCCTGGTCATGGAAATAGCACTCCCCTTACCGTATATTCTCTGGAAAATTTGAATACATGGTTGGATGCGTTCTTGAAATCTGTTAGGAAGACTGCAAAGAAACCGATTGCTGTCGGGCATTCCTTGGGAGCAGACATCTTGCTGAATTATGTGAGGCACAATGGGGATATGTTGGAAAAGCTGATTCTATTGGATGGAGGGTACCTCTCCCAAACCGTTGACTTACACGTTTCATTGGGAGAAAGTATTGCGAATGCATTAGAATTCCATCACAACTACCAATTTAACGATTGGGAAAGCTTTTTAACTAGCGAAAAACAAAGTTATGCGAGATGGAACCAAAACATGGAAGCATTCTCTGGGGAAAAAATGAAATGTGATGGCAGCAAGATTATACTTCGGCTCGACACCCAGACGTTGCAGGGGCTTATCGAAGTATACGTTCAACATGATGGTGCTTCGTTGCTGAATCAAGTCCAGACGGATACATTGCTGTTAGTTAGTACATTACCTGCAGAAGTAACAGAATTACGGGAAACTGCTCTCTCACGAATTACAAACGATAATGTTCGATATAATTTCATTCCCAATGCGAGTCATGATGTATATTTGGATCAGCCTGATATCGTTGTGAACGAAATAGTTTCCTGGTTACATAAAACGAAGGAAGAGGGCTAA
- a CDS encoding ABC transporter permease — protein sequence MLTILRNRLLRVPDKLHIIIIAVVIIPLVIGAVIYFSGTIKSPYKIAFISNEDAPLVNNESIQIEQMNEQPALSTLVMGKYNAFVEATEDNKFTVTTYKDDSFKKTIESFFESGKLPVNHNAAKRGIGTSILGVVLLIALMQGVALTTFYPDDRNKSTFKRMMMSPLTSRQYLVAQGMFTFSCLFVPTYFVILVMKVCFKTDVGFGLGTLAGLLIIATALATAFSLFMASVMNRNISLATSGISILTCLQAGCLFNYDSENKWLNAVTNILPQKPFMTLSQGIEGGQTFFDFPWQISYIVGWIIVLWLAASLITNKKVQNGIH from the coding sequence ATGCTGACTATTCTACGTAACAGGTTGTTACGGGTCCCTGATAAGTTGCACATTATCATTATAGCGGTTGTTATCATACCGTTAGTAATCGGAGCCGTCATCTATTTTTCGGGGACGATCAAGAGTCCATATAAGATCGCGTTCATCTCAAACGAGGACGCACCGCTAGTCAATAATGAATCCATACAAATAGAGCAAATGAATGAACAGCCGGCCCTGTCTACACTTGTTATGGGGAAATACAATGCGTTTGTAGAAGCCACAGAAGATAATAAATTTACCGTCACTACCTATAAAGATGACTCTTTCAAGAAAACAATTGAGTCATTTTTTGAGAGTGGAAAGCTGCCGGTAAACCATAACGCAGCGAAACGGGGAATTGGGACATCGATTTTAGGAGTTGTTCTCCTCATTGCCCTTATGCAAGGTGTGGCGTTAACGACATTTTATCCTGATGACCGCAACAAGTCGACGTTTAAGCGGATGATGATGTCACCTCTCACAAGTCGACAGTATTTGGTCGCCCAAGGGATGTTCACATTCAGCTGCCTATTCGTACCTACGTATTTCGTCATTCTTGTTATGAAAGTATGTTTCAAAACAGATGTAGGATTTGGATTGGGGACTCTCGCCGGATTGCTGATCATCGCAACCGCTCTTGCCACAGCGTTTTCTTTGTTTATGGCATCGGTCATGAATCGCAATATCAGTTTGGCTACGAGTGGCATCAGCATTCTCACTTGTCTACAAGCAGGCTGTCTATTCAACTATGACAGCGAAAATAAGTGGTTGAATGCGGTTACCAATATCCTTCCACAGAAACCTTTCATGACGCTCAGCCAAGGCATAGAAGGGGGCCAAACTTTCTTCGACTTTCCTTGGCAGATCAGTTATATTGTTGGCTGGATCATTGTTTTATGGCTTGCCGCGAGCCTCATAACCAATAAGAAGGTGCAAAATGGTATCCATTAG
- a CDS encoding ABC transporter permease translates to MRFIKIAVFDFRNIIRNPTLLFSNMVLPLILIGLMGFVTQSFFGSSLMSSYDYYGITMITLSALLIIMTATNAFMEEQVKKANIRMIYAPIAKAEIYLSKILSTFLIGTLSFSFILLIGQYVFQINFGGDHLPYIVILISMLALFGSCFGTMMCCVFGDEEKASSISQLPVLLFSAFGGIFFSTYGLGKTVALLSNLSPVKWIVECAFRIIYDNDLTLLMPVTITLLGASVVCVLVCQLTFKPEEFTC, encoded by the coding sequence ATGCGATTCATCAAAATTGCCGTATTTGATTTTAGAAATATTATAAGGAATCCCACTTTACTTTTTTCCAATATGGTATTGCCATTGATATTGATCGGTTTAATGGGTTTTGTAACGCAATCTTTTTTTGGCTCCAGTCTAATGAGTTCCTATGATTACTACGGTATCACCATGATAACGTTATCCGCCTTGTTAATTATCATGACAGCTACTAATGCTTTTATGGAGGAGCAGGTGAAGAAGGCGAACATACGGATGATCTACGCCCCAATTGCCAAAGCGGAAATCTACTTATCTAAAATACTTTCAACATTTCTTATTGGAACCCTATCATTTAGTTTTATTCTATTGATCGGACAGTATGTTTTTCAAATTAACTTTGGTGGAGATCATCTCCCTTACATTGTCATACTGATCAGCATGCTTGCATTGTTTGGCAGTTGTTTTGGTACGATGATGTGCTGTGTATTCGGAGATGAGGAGAAGGCTAGTTCCATCTCGCAGCTGCCAGTTCTTCTATTCAGTGCTTTTGGCGGGATTTTCTTCAGCACATACGGGCTAGGCAAAACGGTGGCGCTTTTGTCGAATTTATCCCCTGTCAAGTGGATAGTGGAATGTGCATTTCGTATTATTTATGACAATGATCTTACTTTACTGATGCCTGTCACTATCACTCTTCTCGGAGCTTCCGTTGTTTGTGTCCTTGTCTGTCAACTCACGTTCAAACCGGAGGAATTTACATGCTGA
- a CDS encoding ABC transporter ATP-binding protein, giving the protein MKTIVSICDLEKNYGPKRAVAGISFTITEGEILGLLGPNGAGKSTTINILSTVLSPDQGDVQIAGHDLRKDPIAIKQKIGIVPQDLAIFEEITAEQNVRFFAGLYKLKGDELDQRVREALELVGLEDRKKEKPKTFSGGMKRRLNIACAIAHQPKLIIMDEPTVGIDPQSRNHILESIKKLRKKGATIIYSTHYMEEVEAIADRIIIMNEGVIIAEGTKEELIQSAGNETIYHFELNNSQNLDEQRISQIPEITYVQLTNNQLTIKTEKSKSILHVIIATLFDNGCTFEKMTSKETSLETVFLDLTGKSLRD; this is encoded by the coding sequence TTGAAAACAATTGTTTCCATATGTGATTTGGAAAAAAACTACGGTCCCAAAAGGGCTGTTGCAGGCATCAGTTTTACAATTACTGAAGGGGAAATCCTTGGTCTTTTAGGTCCGAATGGGGCTGGGAAGAGTACAACAATCAATATTCTTTCGACGGTCCTTTCTCCAGATCAAGGGGACGTACAGATAGCAGGACATGATTTACGGAAGGATCCCATAGCAATCAAGCAAAAGATTGGAATTGTCCCGCAAGACCTGGCCATCTTTGAAGAAATAACGGCAGAACAAAATGTTCGTTTTTTTGCCGGTTTGTATAAGCTAAAAGGGGATGAACTGGATCAACGAGTCAGGGAGGCATTGGAACTGGTCGGTTTGGAGGATAGAAAAAAAGAGAAACCGAAGACTTTTTCCGGCGGCATGAAGCGGCGTTTAAATATTGCTTGTGCGATTGCTCATCAGCCCAAATTGATTATTATGGACGAACCGACCGTTGGGATTGACCCGCAATCACGAAACCATATTTTGGAGTCGATTAAAAAGCTTCGTAAAAAAGGCGCGACGATTATTTATTCTACTCATTATATGGAGGAGGTCGAAGCAATCGCCGACAGGATCATTATTATGAATGAAGGCGTGATCATTGCAGAAGGCACGAAAGAGGAATTAATTCAAAGCGCGGGTAATGAAACCATTTATCACTTCGAACTGAATAATTCGCAAAATTTGGATGAACAACGGATTTCTCAGATACCAGAAATTACATATGTTCAACTAACCAATAACCAATTAACGATAAAAACTGAAAAATCCAAGTCTATTTTACATGTCATTATAGCCACATTATTTGATAACGGCTGTACGTTTGAAAAGATGACAAGTAAAGAAACGTCCTTGGAAACCGTCTTTTTAGACTTGACGGGTAAAAGTCTTAGAGATTAG